The sequence below is a genomic window from Lolium perenne isolate Kyuss_39 chromosome 4, Kyuss_2.0, whole genome shotgun sequence.
CTTGTTTCCAACAAATGCAAGGATAATGCCAATCATTTAGCCCAGAGCTTGGCACTGGAACAACATCCATCAACAACGTGAGGTCATGCTAGGGCAGTTCTGATCTGGGTGTACAATGCCACGGCGCCACCTCGTCGAAGAACCAGCGCCGACACCTCTCCCACAATCTGTAGCTCGTCCCAGGAGCGGGCACAGCACTCCCCGTGTCTCCACGGAAGCACATTCTGGGCGTGTTTGCACTGACTGAAGCTTACAGCAGCGAAGACCGACACACCCGAGTCCACACGCAGCAGCATCAGGTGTCTTCCACAGCATCAGATCCCCTTTTAGCAACCTTGAGCTGTTCCATCCTTCCCAGTTCAGCTCCTACAAGGAGATTCGGAGTACTTAGCTCCTGCAGCTTCCTGCCCAACACTGCAGCTGCATATCCTTGACAAGAGCTCCCATGGCGCATAGAAGAGAACACTACTCCACAGCCTGATCTGCATCTGTATCAGAGCAGCCTATGCACATTTCATTTCAAGTCGCTGAAACTAGCAAAATGTTCAAGCTTGTAATCAGGAGACAAAACTCCACACACTCTGAGCAACAACAATGCGCTCCACAACACAGGTTGGTGTAGACTTGGGTtcagaacaaaaaaaaaaaaaaacatgcagGTCTTACCAGAATAATACCGTTGGAAAGCAACCACGAGAAAATGTGAACATGATGATGCActaatgcacacacacaaaagtgACACAAGCTCAACAAAGCACAGGGGTACAAAGAGGGGAAATCCCTGGAAAATTAACATGAGCAGAGAACAAATATACTCCTTGCAATCATAAAAAAACAATTTACTCCTTGCAATCTGACAAGGACCTAGTGGTGGTTGTTATATGAAGAGCAGTGATGCAGAAAGAAGCTCCACAAAGCAGAAGGGTATGAAAGGGGTAATCCCTGGAAAATTAGCATGATCAGAGAACGATTGTACTTATTTTCCTGAGCAAGTCAACTATCGGATAGGATAGTCACCATTATcagaaaataaaagttactactaCTTGCAATCTGACAAGGACCTACTGAGATGTTCTATACCATCGGTTCCTTGGGTAACAACTTACAGGTATTCATTTTGGCAAGAGCAGAGTTACGAGTCCTGTTCCATGATCACAAGTTGCAGCCAAACACAAGGAAGGAAGAGCTTAAAAAAACTAGGGCAGAAGAGCATTGATCGTACTACTACTTCATCAGCTCATAGAACAAACATCCTTCCACAATTGAGCTCATGTATCTATAAACTGTCCATGCACCTTTGATCAAGTCACTCTTGCGAAAAACTAGTGGATATGTTCTATAAGGTCATCCACCCTGAGGCACTTGTATATTCGACAAATGCGAGGATAGTGCCAATCCTTTAGCCAGGAGGTTGGCATTGAACCACATCCACATCGTGCCGGCGGCGGGATTAGCACCGCCCGTGTCTCCACGGAAGCACATTCAGGGTGAATTTGCACTGAAGCACCAATCACGTAAATTACAGCACCGAAGACCGACACACCTGAATCAGCGCGCAGCAGCATCAGGTGTCTTCCGCGATCAGTTCAGCTCCTACAAGGTGACCTCAAGTACGTAGCTCCTGCAGCTTCCCGTTCAACATTGTGGAATACGATCCACCTCAGGGAAATGCATATCCTTGACAAAAGCTTCTACGGCGCATGAAGAGAAAACTACTCCCCAGCCGAAGATTGCCTACTGCACATTTCAATTCAAGTCAGTCTTTAAGACGATGATCTAGAAACTAGCCACAGAACACACATTCTAAGCAACAATGCTATCGATGAAACAGCTTGTTGTAGACTCAGGTTCAAAGCAAAAAAAATGCAGAAAATAAAAAGGCAAAACGGTTAAATATGAGGACCAGTGATGCACACAGAAGCTCCAGAAAGCATAGGGGTATGAAAAGGGGTAATCCCTGGAAAATTAGCATGAGCAGAGAACGAATGTACTGAATATTACCCTGAGCAAGTCAACTATCAGATAGGATAGTCACCATCATCAGAGAACGAATGTACTGAATATTACCCTGAGCAAGTCCTGCTACTTGCGATCTGACAAAGACCCAATGGATGTTTAATACTATTAGTTCCTCGGATAAACAGCTTACTACAAGAACATAGTTAAGACTCCTTTGCCGTTAAAACAATACTATTTAAGAGCTTTGCTCACACTACTTCATCAGCACACAGAACCAACACTTATCCTTCTACAACTGAGCTCAGTAGTATATCTATAAGCTCTCCACGCACCTTGGATTGCGACATGTCTCGCGAAGAAAGAAGGCTGTGCTCTTCCTGCAGATGTATATACTGTGATCATCCACCATGAGGCACTTGCCTTCGACAAATGCAAGGACGATGCCCATCTTTTTTCAGGTTCAGTGCCCAAAAAATTGCAGCTCTTACCAGAATATTGTTGTTGGAAATCAGCCACGAGAAAAGGCGAATATGAGCGAGGACACAATGATGCACACAGAAGCTCCACATAGCATAGGGGTATGAAAGGGGATAATCCCTGGAAAATTAGCATGAGCAGAGAACGAATGTACTGAATATTTTCCTGAGCGGGTCAACTATTTGATAGGGTAGTCACCATCatcagaaaatataagctacTACTACTTGCGATCTGACAAAGGCCCAATGGGATGTTTTATACCATCAGTTCCTCGGATAAACAACTTACTAGTCCTCAGTTTGACAAGAACAGAGTTAAGGCTCCTGCTCTGTTAACACAATGCTACCGCCAAACACGAAAGGCAGAGGAGTTTTGCTCATACTACTTCATCAGCTCACAGAACCAACACAGTTACATTTAAGCTCAGTGTATCTACAAGCTGTCTACGCACCTTGGATTGCGACATGTCTCATCCACCATGAGGCACTTGTCTTCGACAAATGCAAGGACGATGCGAATCTTTTTTCAGCCAGGAGGTCGGCATTGGAAGAACCACATCACAGCCATAGATTGTGCAGTGCTATGGCAATTCtgctctgcagaaaccaagtcaagAAACCTTCTGGTTAGGCAGTTCAGGAGGAAGCATCTcctggatcctcctgagctcggCCAGCACCTCCCGTGCGTCGGGCCTGTCGTCCTTGTCCGGCGTGACGCACCGGAACGCTAGCTCAGCGACGGCCTCGACGGTCGGCATGACGGCAGGGCACTCTTCGAGCACGGGCGGGTCGACGACCTCCCTTAGCTCGCCGATCTGGATCTTGGAGACCACCCAGTCGGCGAGCGTGACGTCCCTGCGCTCCCTGCGCACGTCAACGGGGCGCAGCCCGGTGACGAGCTCGAGCACGACGACGCCGAAGCTGTAGACGTCGCTCTTCTCGGTGAGCTGGAAGGAGCGGTGGTAGTCCGGGTCGAGGTACCCGGGCGTGCCCTGCGGCGCGGTGCAGCAGACGACGACCTCCCTGCCGGTGGCCGTGGAGCATGCGTCGGGCGGCGCGAGGAGGCGCGAGAGGCCGAAGTCCCCGAGGCGCGCGCGCATGTCGGCCTCGACGAAGATGTTGGAGGAGGTGACGTCGCGGTGCACGACGCGGGGCTTGACGGCGAAGTGGAGGTACTCGAGCGCGGACGCGATCTGCGCCGCCATGGCGAGGCGGGTCCGCCAGGGGAGCGGCGGGCGCGGgggggcggtggtggtggcggtggcgcggTGGAGGTGGTGGGAGAGGGTGCCGTTGGGCACGAAGTCGTAGACGAGGAGCAGGGCGCGCGGGTCGGCGCAGAAGCCGTGGAGGCGGACGAGGTGCGGGTGGCGGAGCGCGGAGAGGATGAGCACCTCGTTGCAGAAGGACCtggtgatggcggcggcggcggaggggagggCCGGGCCCGGGGAGGGCGGCACGTGCAGGCGCTTGACGGCggcggggcgggcggcgggcgggagGTAGGCGAGGTAGACGGTGCCGAAGCCGCCGTCGCCGAGCTTCCGCGCGGCGTCGaagccggcggtggcggcgcggagCTGCTCGTAGGTGAAGGAGGGGCGGCCGTGGTGCAGGCCGTGGCGGCGGAGGAACGCGGCGGCGCGGGAGGACTGGGCGCCGCGGCCGTCCTCCTCCTGGCCGTTGCCGGCGCAGGGGCGGCGGGAGCGGAAGCGGCGGACGGCGATGGCGACGCAGAGGTAGAGCAGGAGCACGATGAGCAGCGACGCGACGGAGACGAGCgcggtggtgagcacggtgctgctgccgccgtcaccCCCGGCGGTCCCGGCTTTTAGCGGGTGTGGGCGTGGGTGCGGGGGAGGAGGGGCGGCGTAGTCGCCGAGCTGGGACGCAGCCGGCGGCgggagcgcggcggcggccaggaggaggaggaggagcaggagacgGAGACGCGGGGGCATCTGGGCTCCGCCGCCGTTCGCGATCCAGGATGGTTCGATCGAGTCGAGGAGAGAGGGGAAATGGGAAGGTTTGCTTCTGCAGGTTGCAGCTGCCAGCAAGAGTGTGGCACGAGTCGTTATCACGTCAGCACATGGGCAGTGGGGCCAGTGAGAATGCGATTCGGGGGTGGCCTCGTGGGCTCGTGGAGTTTTGTTTTGGAATTGACACGGAACACATCTGCCAATTTCAACGGCTGGGTACACTCGACTCGTGGTGCACGCCCCAATGTGTACCCAAAATCCCAAATGATGTAGCAGGCCAAACGTGTCAAGGAACACAAATGTAGATACTCTCTCTGATCCAAACCAATGATCATAGATTTACACGAAATATTGCCTCCAATCTGGGTTTATTTAACCTGCAACAACTAATTTAGATCAGATATGTATTTTTTTATCGAAGGAGGTTTATATATAGGGCATGCACAAACGGCGACGATTAAAATGGGTCGAAGATAGTGGTGTTTTTTTAAACCAAAAGGCCATATATCAAAGTCACATACATATAGAAAAAATGCATGCGGTTGTAAAAGTCAAAGTAAATGTTGCCTTCCTCCTACACTCATCAGTCATCACTCATGGGCAGATGCGCCTATAGCAAAGCTCTAACTTCGACAAACGTCGGAGCCAAGGGAACATTGTTCGTGTGGTAGTTGGGGAGTTGTCGATTGGAACCATAAAACACCGGTGACGAcaataaaagaaaaaaaatactaaGAGGGCTCAACGATGATCCTAGATAAGGGGAGCCCTAACCGTGATAGTTTCACGATGAAGTCAAACCTCGTCGGCGGAGAACTTCGCACACCAAAATACAAACACCGCCCGCGAACACAGAAAGGACAAAACCCTATCTATCACTTCGTAAGGGTAGTGACAAGAAAATCCAACGTCCTCCTCTACGTTGCCCACGAGACCACCGTCGACGGGATATTGAGAAAAATAGGGGAAAGTTATTGTTGTCTATGCAGACCCACCAACAATGTTGCCAAAGAACCAAAACGTCACCCTCATACACCAAACTTAACGCCGCAACGCGTATGGGGGGGATCCCTACCCCCTCCAGGCCTCGCAACGGGGAGCGGTGGAACGCGGTCGCCTCCTTGTCGCGTTTATTTCCATCAAAGAAGCATCACAAAATGTGACTTCCCTCCGTTCGACGAAAGATTAGACAAAGCTAGAATGTCTTTCATAAGATAGAGGGAGTACATACCAAATTTGGAATTGAGCGGTGTGGTATGGATGACCGGCCTACTTAGAATTGGTTATGTCGATGTTGGCCACATATTGCACTACTCTAAGATAAACGTATTTGCTATTCTTTCGTATCTACTCCTTGCTCGTACATCGTGTTCAGACGCTAAACACAGGCCCATTGGATCAGTTTAGTGGACTCAGCCTCTTTCTTGGTGCTCATAGGAGTAGAATATAAGTGTTGTATGTTCATAAAAGCGAATATATGTACGTACTACCTCAGGTCGGATTTAATCGGCGCGCCCTCCCGTTCAGCTCTCACATGGCATGTACTACCTCTCGCGTCAATTAAAACTGTCCGGAGGGAGTATGATGAGCATCTACGTTTATAATGAGATTCGCCAAAAAAGAAAACAAGAGACCATCATACAATTCTGCTTTGTTTTTCTTTCCTTGTGGCATAGGTCCCGCTTTGTGGAAAACAAAGCAAAGCGTTGCTGTAATCGACACTGACACGGACGCCTAACAGAATGGAAAAGCGAAAGCGGCAGAGAGTCAATCCGGCTAAACCAGTGCTCAACCAGGACATACCGTGAACGGGGCCGGCCCGGCCCAGCGGTGGGGGTGGATCGGGACGGGACGGGATGGGGTCCGTTTCCGTCTTCCTCTTCCATGGTGGTCGCTCCCTGTCCTTGTCGCTGCCGCCGCTCTGGTTAATGCGCTCATGCTCGGATGATGCCGACGTAAATCCGTTCGCAACCACGGTTCTGATTCAGAGTTAACTAGCGAGCGACGACTTTGATCACGTGAAAGCGACGATGATATAGTGGAATTTGAGGTGcgtccgtcgtcgtcgtcgctatcgCCTCCCCGAGAAGACGCGGTTACGAGAAGTAGGCTGGATCATTAGGCTGTGGGGAGGTGATTGCTGATTAGATTAGGACTGGAGAGATGGCCGTCGCAACAAGCCACCAAGTCGAGTCTCCGTAGGAGTGCTTAATTTGTCTACGTACTAGTATCATGGTAAGGGAAGATCTAGAAGCCGTCCCTGTGTTAGAAAAAAAGAGAGGGAATTGCAGATTCACCATGGTCTATTACATTCGTGCACAAAATATTATTTGGACGGATTTTTCACGATTTTCAACACGTGCAGCTCTAATCTATTATGATTTTTTCCCACGGGATCATCTTCTATTCAACACATTAGCTTGGTTGAGAGCATGTCAATATGCATGAATAAATGTACGAAATAATTAAAAATGTACGAAATAATTAAAAATGAAAATGTCCAAAAAATAATTATTCTCAAAAGTGTTTTTTGGGTGCACTCTAGAATGTTATATACTACATTCAGTATGTACTCCTCCCATTGGCGGCGCTGGGGGTATTCTCCTGTATTCACGTGAATACCAATGAATTGAGCAGATTTTTTATTTTTACGTCTAGTGAACTAGCAACCCTATAGCTGAGAGCCCACAAAGAAGTCCAACTAGAGAATGCTCCTCAGTCGGTCGCGCGGCATCCTCCGTCGGTCGCACGACACAAGGCCACGAACTGGTCGATCCACTCGCACGGTTGGACCACGCGCACACGCAggtgggcggcggtggcggcgaacCGGTGACCAGGGAAAACGGCGGAGCAGCGGCAAGCAGCGAGCGGCATCGGAGCATGCTGCTAACGAGGAAgccactcgccaggtgctgccttATTCCCCTGATCCTTAAATTTCTATTCTCCTAAGATTCGCATCGCATGCCTGCCTATTtgattctcttttttttcttttcaaaaTCTAGGAGATTTCTGCCAGGACGCCTGCAGTAGTGTAGTCTGCAGGTCTCTAGCAGATTAGCACAGTAGCACCTACCAAGTAGCAATAGCAGTACCGATGTGCCATTATATTAGTTGTTTGCAAGCTTTGTATATCAGCCTATTTATCTGTAATTGACTGATTTTCTTGTAAACACCTATAGAAGCTTCAAAAGCAAAGAAGACAAATAAAACTATGTTTGTATTGATTCTTCCAGTGCCTGTGTTGAAAGAGTATTATCCTCAATGAACGATATCAAGAATAAGCTAAGGAACAAGATGGGCGATGACTACTTGAACAATTGTTTGGTTTCATTTGTTGAGAGAGAATTCTTCAATCAAGTGAAGGATAAGGATATCATCAATCTCTTCAAACAAGGCAATCACAAGTTATATTGTAATATCATCAATTCTTCACCCAAGAGTCAAAAGGTActgcctaaatccaaatttattcCTGTAGTATTGAAAATTATTATGGATTTGTGGTTTTAAGTATTATGTTCTGTTACTTGAACAATTATCATAGTGCTACTGAAAATATAGTCCTACTGAAATTGTGGCCATGTGTCTTACATATAGTGGTTGTTTTTGTTCTCAAATTTCTTTGAGAGATTTTTGTTTGGCAATGAATACACGGTCTCCAATTCCTGGAGCCGCCACTGACTCCTCCTCGAGTTTTGGCGGGACGGACATTTCCCCTCTCTCGGTGACCCTGCCGGAAGAGCTAACCGGCGCTGCCACACAGACGGCCGCGCCTCATCCTTGGAAGGAAGAACATGTGTCTCAATCGTCGAGGAAGAAAAGAGTCAtgaactacaccaaaaccgaagaCACTTTCTAGGTGCGGGCATGGTCACAAGTGTCTATGTATGGCTTGCTGACAATGATCAAACCGCAAAGAGCTATTGGCAATGGATCGAAGATAAATCTTTCAAGCTCATGCCTACAATTGCTACATCGATAACTTGCTCCTATAAAAAAAACCTTTCGGAAACAAAAGCTCGCTCCTATAGAGCTCTACAAAGTCGGATGTGATGGAACCTAGTGGTAGCCGATGAAATGGAGCTATGCAATTATTCTATTTTACACTTTCAGTTTACGGAATCTGCCAAACGGCAGCCGGTGCGAGTGCGACCACCGAAATCGTGTTATTCGCGGCCTGTGAATGATATTTACGGAATCTGCTAGACATGCTCTAATAAGTTAATTACATGACGAAGTAGCGAAAATTACAATAAGTTAGAACAATGCCTAGCGAAAAAAATCCTTTTAAATAGTGTTTTGTCACATGCAACATATGAAATAGAACATGATGAAACCTGCAATTTCCAAGAAAAAAAAAGTAATGGAAGAACGGTGGTCACCGGTCACGGCTCACCGGACAACGACGCCAATCAATAGAATCTTTATGGTGTTCCGTGCCAAAAACAGTTTGACCCCGGACTAGACTAGTTCGTGGCGAAATGGCAACGTTGAGCTGAGCCGAGGCAGGGCTGCTTTTTTTTTTAATTGGTTTTTATTTTTGGGAAAAGAGGTTCTAGCTTTGATGTTGTTTGTCTTCCAAAGTTGCAGCATCAGCAGCAAGCCTGCAACTGTTACATCTCGACGTGCTCTGCATTTTTTCCAGATTTGAGACTCATTACAGAATGCGAAAGGGAaagcaaaagagaaagagaaggGGGGCGCGCGCTTTACGACCACGCGGATTCAGTTATCCGTCTCACTCAGCGAAGCAACGTGCACCTGAGAAGAAGAATATGCAACCGTATATGATAGACCAAATTAATTGGAATTCTCCAAAGCTTTCCAATGTTCTAGGTCTAGATCGAGCAAAGTTCCAAACTAGTAATATGTTTTACACGAGAGGCCACTCTTGGGTAGATTTGGTTCACATTTGAGAAGAAATTCACGAAACCAACCCACATAACCACAATTGAATtaagtttttttttagaaaaccACAACTTCTGAGTAACTTGTTTCATGAAACACAAATCTCACGATTTATTCAGTTTGTGACAACCCTGACCCAGCGCCAAATTCGGCGTGGCATTGGAGGCTCTCTCTGAGTTAATTTTTTCCTCCAGATCATGCCACAATTGAACAGAATCGTTTGGATGTTTTCACTTTTTTCGAACTTTCGACCGGACTTAGTTCAGATTTTTGAAAAACAAACCTAGAAAAATCCATTAATTCAAACCAATTTTTGAGCTCATTTCACCTAACCGAAATGAGTTTTGGTATTTTTGTAACTTACATCCAAAGCTTGTCCTGTATTTAAACTACACGTGTAGAGTAAACTGAGAAATCCCCATCTCATTTTTTTGCATTCGATTTAAAATTTTCGTAGTGTTTGTAACATTCCGCGAAATATCATGTAACTTTGGAAGTTTACAAAAGAAACTTGGAAAAGTACAGTAGCTTAATCCAAGTTCAGTACCGGAATATTTTTTATAAAGTGGAGTTTTCAATTCAATTTGGCCAAAGTAAAGAAGATATTGAAATTTTCAAAATGGTTTCAAGCCGGTTGGATACCAGGAAAATCCCGAGAATAACCAGCCATCTTGAACAGTGGGTTCGGACTCTTTAAAACGTTGTCAAATGAACACAATCGTATCATTTGGGTTATTCCAAACAAAACACCCAAAACTATTGGTTTTCTGTAAATAGTTCTTTGGTTATTTTTAGTGAAACGTTGGCCCCAAAAGATATGGTTTTGTCAAATTTGCTCCAAATTATAGCAGCAACGAATACTGTTTCGTCCTACCCGCTCCCGCGAGCGGCAGAGCGGAACCCTAGCCTCCGCTACCGCAATCCCACCTCTCTCCTCCTCCCCTCCCTCGCTGCCGCCAGAGGGCGTCGTCGGGCAAAGCCCCGGGGGCCCGGCGCTGGCGGGGCCTCCACTCCATCTCGCATGGCGGTGGTGGCGCGGGCCGGCGCGGTCGGCAGGGGCGGCGTCTCTACGCAAGAGGTGACGACGCTCGAATGGCGCGAGGACTGCGTGGCTCCGGCGGGGTGGCAGCGCGGCTGGCTCCTTGCTGGCGCGTCCCGACGTCGGCGCGACCGTAGccatgggtggcggcggcgggcctaGATCTGGGCCGGCACGCCTAGGTCTGGGCAGGGTTTTGCCCTTGAGGGCAGAGGATTGAGCGGGCTGCGGCTGTTACCGGGGATAGGCCGGGCTGGCGGTGCTCGGGCGTCCTTTGCACTCGATCTTGGTAGGGACCAAGGTGTCTTCTCTGGTATGCTCCGGCTAGAGAGTGTTGGGGATCTGTGGTTGGGAGGGGGTGCTCCAATGGTGCAGTGGCGGTCTTCGCCGTCGCCTTCCTAGTTCTCTCCTGCCACTCCGGACTACCGGGGGACGGTGTGTCTCGGTTTCTGTTCCTGGACTGGTGTGGCACCATTGGGTTTTTTGGCCCGCAGGGACACTTGCGTGCTAGATGGTGTGTTTGTGAAAGCAATGCAAGGCGTCTACCATTGCCGGTGCCGGCAACGTCTATGGATGCCgttcaccttcttggaggcgtggcGAAGACACATATCTTGACGCCGGTTGCCTGCCCTTGGGCATTGTATGCTGCCCTAGTGACTAGTGACGCCTCCGAGCTCCTTCTCGAAACTCCTGTTCGTTGAGGCCATGCGTCAGGTAGTGCCCGACCCCATATAGATGGTCTATCTCCCCTTTGCGCGACCACTCCCGAGCCTAGGGTGGCAACCAGCTTGTGCGTCATGGCAGGAGGTACCCGGTGTTCCTCAACAGCTAGTGGTTTTTCCTGATGGCATGCGCTAAGCTTAGGCATTTTCTTGGGGTGGGCGCCGAAACTTCTGCGAAAGCACTGCACGGCTGGCCTGTGCCGACAACGATGAAGCTCGCGAGTGCCGTTTCCCTCCCTGGAGGCGTTGTCCTGAAGTTTCCCCCTTCGAACTCTGGAGTTTCGCCGGCTTCACTAGCGTAGT
It includes:
- the LOC127292340 gene encoding LEAF RUST 10 DISEASE-RESISTANCEUS RECEPTOR-LIKE PROTEIN KINASE-like 1.5 is translated as MPPRLRLLLLLLLLAAAALPPPAASQLGDYAAPPPPHPRPHPLKAGTAGGDGGSSTVLTTALVSVASLLIVLLLYLCVAIAVRRFRSRRPCAGNGQEEDGRGAQSSRAAAFLRRHGLHHGRPSFTYEQLRAATAGFDAARKLGDGGFGTVYLAYLPPAARPAAVKRLHVPPSPGPALPSAAAAITRSFCNEVLILSALRHPHLVRLHGFCADPRALLLVYDFVPNGTLSHHLHRATATTTAPPRPPLPWRTRLAMAAQIASALEYLHFAVKPRVVHRDVTSSNIFVEADMRARLGDFGLSRLLAPPDACSTATGREVVVCCTAPQGTPGYLDPDYHRSFQLTEKSDVYSFGVVVLELVTGLRPVDVRRERRDVTLADWVVSKIQIGELREVVDPPVLEECPAVMPTVEAVAELAFRCVTPDKDDRPDAREVLAELRRIQEMLPPELPNQKVS